ATTAAAGGATTGAGATTTTTTAGCTTCGGGCAAGCGACCATACTCAGTAACCTGGTATATAATAGAGACAATAGCTTTTTTATTTCAAATGAGTAATTTGAGGTGATTCCTAAATGGAAAATGGCAAAATCATATCCATCAACATAGGTAAACCCATACAAGTGCAGTACAACAACAGAGAAGTCTCTACAGGCATATTCAAAACCCCTAGCGATGAACCACTGTTCTTGACCTCAGTCAACTTCGAGGGAGATGGTCAGGCAGATCTTGTTCACCACGGGGGCAGGGAGAAAGCCGTCTGCGTGTATCCCTATGAGCATTATCCCTATTGGGAAAAGGAATTGAATATGGGGCTGAAATACAGCGCATTCGGTGAGAATTTAACGACCCAAGGTTTGCTGGAGACGGAGGTTTGTATCGGCGATATTTTTCAGCTAGGAGAAGCGGTTGTGCAGGTGAGTCAGCCCAGGCAGCCATGCTTTAAATTGTCTGTAAGATATGGGGCGCCCGACATGCCGCTGAAGGTGCAGGAAACCGGCTATACTGGCTTTTATTTTCGCGTGCTTCAGGAAGGGCTTGTATCGAAGTCGGATAGTCTGATTAGAACGAGCTGCCATCCGAAAGGAATTACTGTTTCCTATGCTAACTACATCATGCACAGGGACAAGAATGATACTGAAGGGATTAAGAAGATTCTTGAAGTAGAAGAACTCTCGACCAGCTGGAGAAAAACATTTGTGAAGCGTCTGGAAGGAACCGCAACGGATACCAAGGAAAGACTGACAGGTAATCAGGGTGAGTAGTGCCACTTTTCGTGATATAAACATATCATACATTATTAAATAACTACGGGAAAAGTAAGAACCCACTCCTAATCAAGAAATCCCCCTGTAAAAGCGTTATAAAATGAGCTATAATAAGGTAAGAATAAGTAAGGAGCCGTGCGGTAACACGACTCCAGTGTGCAATAACTGCATAAAGAGCAGACGGCCACAAAAGATGGGTCGGAAATAGACCGTTATCCTAGGTAGGGCGGTCTATTTCTTTTTCATGTAGGTGAGCAATGCCAGAATGAACATGCCGAACATGAACATTAAGGAAAGTGCATCTTTAACCTCCATGGGCATCACCTCCCTTCTGGGAGATTAGCCGACCGCCCTTATAGCCGTATATGTACTCTAAAATTATAACATAATGAACAGAATAAAAGTGAAATAAGAACTATAATAGCTAAGTGAGTAAATAATAGAATTATGTAACATAACCCCCTTTAATCCTCGTATAACCAATTTTAATCTACTTTCCTAACATCATATTCATGCATGGGCTTGGTCCTCGGTCCGTCATCCGATCAATAATATTTGTGCTTTTATATTTTTATTAGTTTTTTTAGGCTTGCCAAGTCCATTTTAAGGTTGAAAGAGATTATAATGGTGAAACGATTACACTGGAGTCGAAATATAGAGTGCAGGAAGAAACAAGAGAGATTAATAAATAAAACCCCAACATATTTGGAGAAGTCAGGATTCATTTTAGCATTATCGATCCTTTCAGGTGAAATACCGTAAGCTTAAAATTCAAATCGCAATTATTTGAATTTCGGAAACGGGGGACCATTTCTTGGTATCCATGTCTTTAAAGTACACTCTAATGATATAATTGTCCTTTGTACTAAAGGTGTAGGTGAAATTTTCCGATCTGAACCAGAAATATTCCGTTGAATCTTTAATCTGCTCAGAACTTATTGTTTCTGTCTTGCCAGCAGGGCTAGTTATTGTAATTTTCAAATCAGAAATTTTTGTTTTTAAATTATCTACCTGTACTAAAGTAGAGAATGTAACACGATTATTGCTTTTAACTTTGCCAAAAACTTGATCATTATTATCTAGCAAAACTAAGTTAACATTAGGTTTGTAGATTCGAACTGTTTCTCCCAACTCGTCCGAGGAAAATAATGCAAACAAATCCTCAGACAGCTGTTCAGTAGACAGTAAAATATCTCCATTAATTATTAATCCCTCTCGTTTTTGAAACACATTATTTAAATAAAATGAAATTTCAGATTTGTTAACTGCTGCAAACAGAATTGTCCCACTTTGTAGAATCATAAAACATAGTAATAAAAAAAATATTTTCTTGATCTTTTTCAATACTTTTTCCTCCTATGGCTTGATTATCCTGTTTATACCTATAACTTACAAATAAGTTGCTATTTTTCTGGATTTTTTTATTTATGCACCCAGATAAGAATGATACCGAAGGGATTAAGAAGATCCTTGAAGTGAAAGGCTTTTTTCATAGGCGACCATACGAGTATCTGGAATGGAGGTGAAGCGGTGAACCACCGTGATCAATTAGAACAACAGCAAATCGAAGAGTACAAGAAGAATCCAACCATCAATATGGCTGATTCGATGAACCGCTCGGTGAGCGGCGATTTGGGAGCTATGACAAGAGGAAGCTTCCTGACAAGGATCATAACGACTTTGGTAATCATCGGAGGATTACTTGTTTTCCTATTGCTCAAATAGTGTTTCTGCTTAAGTCAAATTATTTGTTCGTCAAATTATTCCATGATTGTAGTAGAATATAGCTATAGTTCATATAGACTATTACTAATGAGAATTGTCTGTTAAGAACGTGAACAGGCGAACG
The window above is part of the Paenibacillus lutimineralis genome. Proteins encoded here:
- a CDS encoding MOSC domain-containing protein produces the protein MENGKIISINIGKPIQVQYNNREVSTGIFKTPSDEPLFLTSVNFEGDGQADLVHHGGREKAVCVYPYEHYPYWEKELNMGLKYSAFGENLTTQGLLETEVCIGDIFQLGEAVVQVSQPRQPCFKLSVRYGAPDMPLKVQETGYTGFYFRVLQEGLVSKSDSLIRTSCHPKGITVSYANYIMHRDKNDTEGIKKILEVEELSTSWRKTFVKRLEGTATDTKERLTGNQGE
- a CDS encoding putative holin-like toxin, translated to MEVKDALSLMFMFGMFILALLTYMKKK